One genomic region from Haloarcula taiwanensis encodes:
- a CDS encoding lipoyl synthase — protein sequence MSRSRKPDWLKMRPPSGERFTDIKQTLRDRNLNTVCEEANCPNLGECWTGRDGPGTATFMLMGDRCSRGCNFCDVETGGMEPLDPDEPQQVADAVADIGLDYVVLTSVDRDDLPDQGAGHFAETIRAIKDRDPSILVECLIPDFQGEPDLVRKIIDADPDVIAHNIETVDRLQWPVRDRRAGYEQSLSVLRQVDRESDVYTKTSLMLGVGEYAHEVYQTLSDLRQAGVDVVTFGQYLQPSRSHLEVSEYVHPDAFDTWRQVAEEEFDFLYCASGPMVRSSYRAGELFVESVLRDGDDPAEARERARSA from the coding sequence ATGAGTCGTTCGCGCAAGCCTGACTGGCTGAAGATGCGGCCACCGTCGGGCGAGCGGTTCACCGATATCAAGCAGACGCTCCGGGATCGAAACCTCAACACGGTCTGTGAAGAGGCTAACTGCCCCAACCTCGGGGAGTGCTGGACCGGGCGCGACGGACCGGGGACAGCCACGTTCATGCTGATGGGCGACCGCTGTTCGCGGGGCTGTAACTTCTGTGACGTGGAGACGGGCGGGATGGAGCCGCTGGACCCTGACGAGCCACAACAGGTGGCCGACGCTGTCGCGGATATCGGGCTGGACTACGTAGTACTGACGAGTGTCGACCGCGACGACTTGCCCGACCAGGGCGCGGGCCACTTCGCCGAGACGATCCGGGCCATCAAGGACCGGGACCCCTCGATTCTCGTCGAGTGTCTCATCCCCGATTTTCAGGGTGAGCCGGACCTCGTACGGAAGATTATAGACGCCGACCCGGACGTCATCGCCCACAACATCGAGACGGTCGACCGCCTCCAGTGGCCGGTCCGGGACCGTCGGGCGGGCTACGAGCAGTCCCTCTCGGTGCTCCGGCAGGTCGACCGAGAGAGCGACGTGTACACGAAGACCAGCCTGATGCTTGGCGTCGGCGAGTACGCCCACGAGGTGTACCAGACGCTGTCGGACCTCCGGCAGGCCGGCGTCGACGTGGTGACGTTCGGCCAGTACCTCCAGCCCTCCCGCTCGCACCTCGAAGTCTCGGAGTACGTCCACCCGGACGCCTTCGACACCTGGCGGCAGGTCGCTGAGGAGGAGTTCGACTTCCTGTACTGCGCTTCGGGGCCGATGGTCCGCTCGTCGTACCGGGCGGGCGAACTGTTCGTCGAGAGCGTCCTGCGCGACGGCGACGACCCCGCCGAGGCCCGCGAGAGGGCGCGGAGCGCCTGA
- a CDS encoding cobalt ABC transporter ATP-binding protein has product MDETHDAAIVVDDLSFRYPGTDENVLDGADVTIEPGEFVAVVGGNGSGKTTLCKSFNGIVPHFYEGTFDGRVTVAGLDTASSSVAELSQHVGYVFQEFDNQLVNPTVFEEVAFAPLNYGREDYRERVHRTLDLLDLDGLEDRFIWELSGGQKHLVALAAALSLDPEILVVDEPAAQLDPVNARSTYEHLTDLNADHGKTVVTIEHHTEFIAEYCESVVLVADGAVQWKLPVEDALNRLDDLRAQDVHPPQVTRVAERVCDDDGDLPVTVADGAARFEGRAAGGARADGAVEPSPASAAADAGREPVISLTDVSHSYETLREGTRQALDGLSLDLYPDERVVLVGSNGAGKSTLLRLVTGIERADTGEVTVDGVDAGAALPETLAEDVVYVHQNPEEMFIEDEVRADVAHYLRDRGYPDVDQRVDDVIEFLDLDALQHRDGRLLSVGQQRRASLAIGLATDPSIVLLDEPTGSLDLASRAEVGRTIDRAGQRVETVVVATHDLELAASWATRVVVLDEGRVIADGPPETVFSDAETLERASLRPPQVVRLSERLGLSPAPLTVEDLASRLETAESAAVEAER; this is encoded by the coding sequence ATGGACGAAACACACGACGCCGCCATCGTCGTCGACGACCTGTCGTTTCGCTACCCCGGGACCGACGAGAACGTCCTCGACGGGGCCGACGTGACCATCGAGCCGGGCGAGTTCGTCGCCGTCGTCGGCGGGAACGGCTCCGGCAAGACGACCCTCTGTAAGTCGTTCAACGGCATCGTCCCCCACTTCTACGAGGGGACGTTCGACGGGCGCGTCACGGTCGCCGGGCTCGACACCGCGAGCAGTTCGGTCGCCGAACTCTCACAGCACGTCGGCTACGTGTTCCAGGAGTTCGACAATCAGCTGGTCAACCCCACGGTGTTCGAGGAGGTGGCGTTCGCGCCGCTGAACTACGGCCGGGAGGACTACCGCGAGCGGGTCCACCGCACACTCGACCTGCTGGACCTCGACGGGCTCGAAGACCGGTTCATCTGGGAGCTATCGGGCGGCCAGAAGCACCTCGTCGCCCTCGCGGCGGCGCTGTCGCTCGACCCCGAGATACTCGTCGTCGACGAGCCGGCGGCCCAACTGGACCCCGTCAACGCCCGGTCGACCTACGAGCACCTCACCGACCTCAACGCCGACCACGGGAAGACGGTGGTCACCATCGAACACCACACCGAGTTCATCGCGGAGTACTGCGAGAGCGTCGTGCTGGTCGCTGACGGAGCGGTCCAGTGGAAGCTCCCGGTCGAGGACGCGCTGAACAGGCTCGACGACCTCCGGGCACAGGACGTCCACCCGCCGCAGGTGACCCGCGTCGCCGAGCGGGTGTGTGACGACGACGGGGACCTCCCCGTGACCGTCGCCGACGGCGCGGCGCGGTTCGAAGGGCGGGCGGCCGGCGGCGCGCGAGCAGACGGCGCGGTCGAACCGTCCCCCGCGTCCGCCGCGGCCGACGCCGGGCGGGAGCCGGTCATCTCTCTCACGGACGTGTCCCACAGCTACGAGACGCTCCGCGAAGGGACGCGACAGGCGCTCGACGGCCTCTCGCTGGACCTCTACCCGGACGAGCGGGTCGTCCTCGTCGGAAGCAACGGCGCGGGCAAGTCGACGCTGCTGCGCCTCGTCACCGGCATCGAGCGCGCCGACACGGGCGAGGTGACCGTCGACGGCGTCGACGCCGGGGCGGCGCTGCCGGAGACGCTCGCCGAGGACGTGGTGTACGTTCACCAGAACCCCGAGGAGATGTTCATCGAGGACGAGGTGCGCGCCGACGTGGCCCACTACCTCCGCGACCGTGGGTACCCGGACGTGGACCAGCGGGTCGACGACGTGATAGAGTTCCTCGACCTCGACGCGCTCCAGCACCGCGACGGCCGCCTGCTGAGCGTCGGCCAGCAACGGCGCGCCTCGCTGGCCATCGGGCTGGCGACGGACCCCTCTATCGTCCTGCTCGACGAGCCGACGGGGAGCCTGGACCTGGCGAGTCGGGCGGAGGTCGGGCGGACCATCGACCGGGCGGGCCAGCGCGTCGAGACGGTCGTCGTCGCGACCCACGACCTCGAACTGGCGGCGTCGTGGGCGACCCGCGTCGTCGTCCTCGACGAGGGCCGGGTCATCGCCGACGGACCGCCGGAGACAGTCTTTTCGGACGCCGAGACGCTGGAACGGGCGAGCCTGCGACCACCGCAGGTCGTCCGGCTGAGCGAGCGCCTCGGGCTCTCGCCCGCGCCGTTGACCGTGGAAGACCTCGCGAGTCGGCTTGAAACCGCCGAGAGCGCCGCCGTGGAGGCCGAGCGATGA